The Vicinamibacteria bacterium genomic sequence GGCCGCAATGTCCAGGTTGTTCGTGAAGCGGAAGGGAATGCCCTCGGCCTCGGTGGCGAGCACGTTCACGCGGCCCTCAGGATCGATGGCGAGGAGCCCGCGGTCCGAATCGCAGACCACGAGGTTCTGGGCAGGGTCGAAGCGGAGGCCCAGAGGCCGGCCGCCCGTGACCGCGAATTCCTCGGGGGAATCGTCGGGCAGGCGGAGGCGCAGGAGCGTGCCATCCGCGGTGCCCGTGTAGAGCCGGCCCTGGCTGTCGAAGGCCAGATCCTCGGGGCCATGGACCTGGCCCTCGGCCAGGAGTTTCGCAGTGGCGAGGGCGTCGTTGGGTGCTAGAGGACCCGCGAGACGGGGCTTGGGGGGTGGGGCGTAAGCGACGGGTGAGATGGGCGCGGGAAGGGACAGGAGAAGGAGGAGGCCCAGCCCCAGGAGGGCGGCCGCACCCCCGAGAAGACGCCGCCCCAACCTACTTCACCCAGGATGGCTTGCGCTTCTCGAGGAAGGCGCGCATGCCCTCTTGACCCTCGGGGGAGACCCGGAGGTCGGCAATGCGCTCCACGGTGTAGCGCTGGACCTCCTCCACGCGTTTCCAGGCCACCTCGCGGATGAGAGCCTTGGCCTCCGCCACCGCGCGGGGCCCGGCCTGGAGCAGCTCCTGGACGCGCCCCTCGACGGCGGCGTCGAGGTCCTCCGGGGGGACGGCGGCGCGAACGAGGCCGATCTCCGCCGCCCGCACCGCCTCGAAGCGCTCCCCGGTCAGAAACAGCTCACGCGCGGCCGACTCCCCGATCTTGCTGATCACGTAGGGCGAGATCACCGCGGGAACGATCCCGAGCCGCACCTCGGTGAACCCGAACTGCGTGCCCAGGGCGGCCACCGGGATGTCGCAGGCCGCGACCAGGCCGGAGCCGCCCCCCAGGGCGGCACCCTGCACGCGGGCCACGATTGGCTTGGGCGAGTTGTAAACGGTGAAGAAGAGGTCGGCCAAGGCCTGGGCCTCGCGCAGGTTCTCCTCGCGCGTGAATGCGGCGGCCGCCTTCATCCATTGCAGGTCGCCCCCGGCGCA encodes the following:
- a CDS encoding enoyl-CoA hydratase-related protein, whose amino-acid sequence is MELERLQLELDGPVARVWLNRPETRNAFDGLMVTELRKTLFDLGSLDEVRVVVLGGRGPSFCAGGDLQWMKAAAAFTREENLREAQALADLFFTVYNSPKPIVARVQGAALGGGSGLVAACDIPVAALGTQFGFTEVRLGIVPAVISPYVISKIGESAARELFLTGERFEAVRAAEIGLVRAAVPPEDLDAAVEGRVQELLQAGPRAVAEAKALIREVAWKRVEEVQRYTVERIADLRVSPEGQEGMRAFLEKRKPSWVK